The genomic interval caaaatatattatttaccataaattctcaaataaataaatttatttaattaaatttaaattaatttttatttaaaaataaaacaaacccatttttaattaatgtgtatGTAAAAGTAACTATGACAAACTGTGGAAAAATATATTGAACAAAACATGGTGGTCCTGCCTATGTCCCAGTACTTGGGTGATAAGGGAAGGGAGATAAGCAGTTcaatccttggctacagagcaggTTCAAGGCCTGCTGTATTTTCTCAGTAAAACTCTACTGCAGTTTTACTTTCATGTTTTAAACTGACTTCTCCTTGTGTTGAGGATAACACATATTTTGTGTCACTATGCCATAATTATCCTCCACCCTCAAAATGGAGTCAAAAACTGCTTATGAAATGGAGTCTGAAGGCAAAGCTCAGCCTAAAAATTTCCACTACTGTTTTGTAGAATATGGAGTAACACAGATAGGATCAGCCTAATTTCAACACTATCCTATGAAAGTCAGTGTGAGAAGgtaattgtttttcttgttagatCTCATTCCTTCGAAAATGCTTTGCTAACTTTTTGCAGATAAGTTCTGCAATCACCTGGGATGTAGGTCACATAACAAACCAATTAAATGTGATTGCTAGAAGTAATCTTTTACTTGTATACATTAGTGTCCTATTATTATTCATCCCAGAAGTCATTATGCATTTCCACACTTTGTAGAATATTTTTGAAGTTATGTGTTGCAAACATAGTATAAATGCTGTTAATTTTTTCCCCTGGGAAACATATTAGCAACATCCATTTGGGAAATACTGGGATAATCTGAATAATTTTATAGCAATAAAACTCCCATCTAGCAATGTGTTGTTAAAATATTGTGAGGAATATGTCAGGATCCTAGATGTTGGATGATATTagaaaacacatgaaaaagaTATTTTACTGCATGTTTCCATATTAAATATCAGGGGTGCTGTGAGGAGCCGAGCTTTGTGGGAGGAGAGACATAAACAGTGATTTCTCTTTGTGCTACAGGACTAtggtatagattttggtttaaGGGAGCTAAGCATATTACTCTTTTTTTGACCTTTCAATTTAACTATTAATACTTTAAACTGATTTTTCTGTACaatcttttatctttatttactGTCTTCTCATGCAGTTCTTTTTATAGCTGTTTCATATATGTAACtgatatatatttcaatttagtTAATATATATTAGTTAACTTGAAAATTTTCcaacttaaatatatattaaatgaaaaattatagtggatttttttaaagaaggatattatttaactttttaaaatacaaaaaccatAATGACATTtgttgattttattgttttgttgagaaaatattaatagaattatattatttactttttctaattTGATGTTTATACTATTCTTGTAGATAATAGAATAAGTTGACCACTGGTTTCCTCAATTtgtttaatagaaaaaataatacaGGAAAAGCATAATGATGCCAACAATGAAATTAGTACATTTTACAAAATAGTAAAGGTGATAGATAGTGGCAGAATAAAAACATAGTTTAGACTGactttaaacataaaaaaaaatgtatcttcaaaGATGTAATTGAAATATAGACATCACACAtgcaaaacacagagagagagagtgagagtgtgtgtgtgtgtgtgtgtgtgagagagagagagagagagagagagagagagagagagagagagagagagggagagagagagagagatctatgcTTGTCTTGTGGCTCATGTCTCCTTGTGTTCTGTGTTTGATTTTATCAGATTTGTTGTATACTGACCACCAGGAATGAGAAACAGAACATCAGTGACATACTTCATCCTCCTGGGTCTGACAGATGATCCTGAGCTTCaggttgtgattttcttttttctgtttctcacatATGTGCTGAGCATTACTGGAAATTTAACCATCATCATACTCACTCTGCTGGATTCCCACCTGAAGACCcccatgtatttcttcctcaGGAATTTCTCCTTCTTGGAAATTTCATTTACTTCTGTCTGTAACCCTAGGTTTTTGGTCAGCATCCTAACTGGAGACAAATCAATCTCCTATAATGCTTGTGGAGCTCAactatttttcttgattttccttGGCTCAACAGAGTTTTTCCTTCTGGCATCCATGTCCTATGATCGCTATGTGGCTATCTGCAAGCCACTCCACTATACAACCATCATCAGTAAAAAGATCTGCCACCAGCTCATCATCAGCTCCTGGCTGGCTGGGTTCCTGGTAATTTTTCCACCATTGGCCATGGGCTTAGAGCTAGATTTCTGTGACTCCAACATTATTGACCACTTCACATGTGACTCTGCTCCTTTGCTCCAAATctcctgcacagacacacacactctagaGCTCATGAGCTTTATATTGGCTTTGATCACGCTTATGACTACTCTGACGTTGATAATTGTCTCTTACATCTATATCCTCATAACTATTCTGAAATTTCCTTCaagcaaacaaaggaaaaaggccttCTCAACCTGCTCCTCACACATGATTGTTATCTCCATATCCTATGGAAGCTGCATCTTCATGTATGTAAAAACATCTGCCAAGGCTGGAGCTGCCTTGACAAAGGGTGTGGCTGTGCTCAACACCTCTGTTGCTCCCATGCTGAATCCTTTTATCTACACTTTAAGGAACCAGCAGGTGAAACAAGCCTTTAAGGATCTTGTGAGAAAGGTATTTGCCTCAAAAACGCTGATGTGATATAGATTACAAATGAAACATGGGACAACTTCAACCATAAAACTAATGAGCATGTCCTTGTTCTAgttcatctcaaaaacaaaagtgtaTGCTATTCTTAATGCATTTACTGTCCTCATGTTAAAATTCACTTAATGAATTTATGAGCACGACAATAATGCAATGGTTTCTAAATTTATatgataaaattagaaatgaagtaatttttaattatagCTTATATATTTCAAGTAATACATATATTCATTACATGCACATTTTTGGAAAGATTAAGCCATTGAACGTCCTTGTTAATTCATGTATGTGTTACacaaatatattcacatatattcttacatgtatttttatgtgtctgcacttgtatatacatgtatatcatgATTTTTTACTTTGGTGGTGTTAGAACAtggatttattgtatttttatatctGTTGCTATCATTTCTTAAGTGATACATATAGGGCATTTAGTAATATGATATGGGAATAATCTATAAGAAGTACATTGGAATTATAAGTTctccacaacaacaataattgaaaaagaaaaataataatatgctaaaaggaaaagggagatcTTCATATTGTACTGAACATTGAAACTTAATTTACAAGTTACTTATAGTTCCAAAAGAGAATTCTATTTATGATCATGATAGCAAATCaccagaaaaatatttgatttttcagGTTAatatttgtagaatattattttatttattttatttgttatggtTCTAATCATTATTTATTGTGGTTTAATTAATTGCAAAAAGCAAAATACACctttaagaatattttcattgatttttattctcacagggaggaaagggagaaatgaaggtgatatgaatctattttaattaaatacatttaaaaaagagtaaTTTCCTGCttgtcaatttttttcatttacagttATTACTCTAATAAATGggcaataacattttttttctgaacacaaAAAGAGACATCTATGTCAGCTGGAAAGATACCAGGTAGTTTATGGGAATTTTTCTATCCTTCACCTGCTGAAAAAGAGATGTCCATTTAATCCTTTTCTTAAgaccctaccaccaccaccaccaccaccaccaccaccaccaccaccaccaccaccaccaccacaaatggCAGCCATCTAAAAGTCAGGCCAGCTTTCATGGTTTAGATCTCATAACCTCCATCCTACCATCACattccaaaggctgggattatGAACATAATGACATACCcaacatgtttatttattatatcccTGCCACAGAACCCAGGGCTCTCATTGTTAGTTCTTTAATCACTTCCATCAGCACCCAGATGGTTCAGAATAATCACTGGGTTTAAATATTAGTAACAGTGGCATCAGGATTTTATGTGCCCTAGGCATGAAACAGCTTTGGCTACCAGGCCAGGCTTCAAGCTATGATGAACAAAGGGCTGTCATCTGCTCTGCCCCTGACTGATATaagaacaccaccaccaccaaggtgTCTTTTTGCCCATTGCCAGGGGTTCAATAACATATTTTTTATAAGGACATTTCTTAAAGGAGGGACCAACCTGTGTTTCTGGACAAATCCTCTCTGGAAGCTTCTCACATCATCATGGGTCATCTGTGACTAAACTGTGTCCTTTATGGAGTTATTTGTGTCTGAACTGTGTCCTTGATGGAGTCATCTGTGATTGAACTGTGTCCTTGATGGAGTCATCTATATCTGAACTGTGTCCTTGATGGAGTCCTCTGTGTCTGAACTGTGTCCTTGATGGAGTCCTCTGTGTCTGAACTGTGTCCTTGATGGAGTCATCTATGTCATAGAAGAGGAAACACTGCTGAGGGTATCTTGCTGTGAAGCTGGCCCCaaggatttttttctagaaagttccCTGCTTCAGGTCATATACACCTGTAGGatttctgcatttatttttgtgcattggGCACATTGACTCTgcagtttcattcattcatttaaaattagGAGGTGTGATGTCTCCTGATATGTACTCTTTTGGCAATCCATATTAACtgaattgttttctatttttgtgaaaacTGCTGTAAGATTTTCATAGGATTTAGCATTGAATGCACTTATCATTTTGTGAAAAGTAgccatttaattatattttcctcTAGTACTGAACATGGAATTCTGTTTACTTGTGTCACAGTTTTTAGTGTGGATGTCTCCATCTtctcaaataaatttatttttaagtatttttatctGTCTCATGTTACTCTAAATATGATCATTTTCTTAGTTTTGAtgattcttttggtttgtttgtttgttttgttttgttttgtgtttaagaTAGGGCCTCTCTACCTATCACTGGcagttctgaaactcactatgtagataggctggcctcaatatcttagagatctgtctgtttctgtcttgaGACTggtaggattaaaagtgtataccTCTATACCTGGCTTTGTTTAGATTAGATTTTTGTTCATGTATAGCACTGGAATTTAACCTAGGTTCTAACATATGTTTAGGAAATACACATTCATCCTCTGTACAATATATCCCTGGACATTATTTCAAGTTTGATTTGTGGTACACTCTCACTAAATTTTCCAGGCTCTGTCAGTATTTTAAATAGTTGTGATTCCAGGCCTATGCCAGGAGACTTAGCttgctactgatttttgtatattgatttttGATTTTGCAACTTTACTGAATTTATcagtttttaaactattttatctctctctctccccatttctgtattttgtttctggttttccaGATATTCCATGGTGTACCCGAGAAGGTAAGAGGCTAACTTTCCAGTGTCTGTTCTACATTGGTGAGGCAGGGTCTTCCTTGTTTATTCTATTGCATCCTGTACTCCAGGACCAAGAGCTTTTGGGTAATTTTCTTGTCTCTATCTTTCATCTCTTGATCGTAGTGCTTGTATCACAGATCCATGCCCCAACATCTGGCATTTACACAGATTCTGAGGATCCAACTTGGGTCATCATGTTTGAACAACATGAAATTTTGTAtagaattttttgagacaattttctggtcctgggtttatatttgtgtgtgtgtgtgtgtgtgtgtgtgtgtgtgtgtgtgtgtgtgtgttcattaggGTTTTCTATATATGAATTCATATGCTTTAGAAAAATGATAATTATACTCCTCTTCTTTTTATTACAAATTAATTCTTTTCTCAAATATCCTGATTACAATTTCCCTTCCATCTACTCCCCCCATTTCCCCTCACTCACTTTCCTatccagatctactccctttctgtctcttattagaaaataacatGCCCTTAAGagataacaaataaatataacaaaattaacacgATAAAGCACAAACAATCATATTGAAGTTTATTAGAAGGAGGTTGTGACCTACTTGGGAACTGAGTTAGGAACATGAAAAGTTCAACTCAGATTATTTATATaatgagaccttatcttaaaagtACAGCTCTACTtaagatgctgaggcaggaggattgtaaaatTAACAGGCAGGCCTAGGTCATACAGTGATTACTAGACCATCAAGGACTATCACAGGATAATTTTCAtccaaaaattttcatttttgcaaATATAATGATATAAAGTACCATAACGTTcgttatattaaaaataatcacttTGGGGACTGGGTTGGCACAGTGGGTAACGTGATTGCTATGTACATATCAAAtcatgagtttggatccccaaaacCAACATAAAAGCAGAATACAGTGTGTCTGTAACCTAGGGATGCTGTTCCTGGGATCTtactcactggtcagccagccaaGCATGAACAGGGAGCTTCAGGTTAAATAAGAGACTATATCTCATAATTCAGGCCAAGTCATCAAGAAAAGCCATCCTGATGTTAGACTCTTGCCTCTATACATGCTTGATAGGCACACGCATATGAATTGAATACACATACAtcactccccaccacacacattgatataaaaaaattaaaatttcatttcaagACCATCATAGAGACACTGTGGCAAGTGTTAAATAATACTGTATCACATGAAGATTATTTCTTTGGAGATAATTACTTTGCTGGTCTGTGTTTGTATTCCCAGTGAATCAATCTATCACTAAGGCAACTGCAGCTGAGTAAATTGTAGAAATATTTCTTATGCTTACTTTCTCAAAAGCTATAATGCTCTATATAAATGAGTCAAAGGAAACTATGCACGAAATTGTGACTTAGGAATGAATATTGGaatcatttttgtattttatttatttattttatgtgcatgggcaccacagcatacatgtggaggtcagaggacaacttgtaggagtagTGTGGAACATTTATCTActgggccatcttcccagtccttaatttggggatattttcttcaatgatcTATGGACACCTAAATTTAGACTTTGTTCAGTATTATTAATTGTTATAATGTATAGTACATGTACACTCATTTTTGTTAGTCATCATAATAGAAAAAAGGAGGtataattataaacatttttgGATTTTGAAAATTTAGAGAAATTGTTGTATATACTCATGGAAGAATCTAGAAGTCATGGAAAAAAGTTATAAGGATATCTGGGATTTAAGATATACTTTGGCCAGCCTTATATCATAATTACAATATAGCAAGTGGACAAATTGATGATTGATGGATAACATATAAGCAGAtagatgatatttaaaatataaaataagagatATTGGATACTAGGGAGATGGTACAGTAAATTAGGAGTccttgccatacaagcatgaggtCCCAAGTTgaagttcccagaacccataaaaATAGCTGGATGTTACCACATGTGCTTGTGACCTCAGCCCTATGTGGGGCATGGAGACAGGAGGCTTCTAACCACCAGCCTTTAGataagtaagagaccctgtcttaaggacAAGGATAGAGCAGGACACTGATATCTTTGTGCGTacaggacatacacacacacacacacacacacacacacacacacacacacacacacgcgcgcgcatgcataagcaatattttattttaaaaaaaagaagctgagaaaTGATACCTGGTATacaattttaacaatatttttaacataatacATACCCATTTGATTGGAAGAGTGACACTTTTATACTAAATTGGCACAAACTCAGggaaatttcaaatttaaaatttgaaacatggtttctttttaagaatttttttacattataattacataatttcccctttCGTTTTCAAATCCCTCCCAACCCTCCTATGTACCCCAccttattctctttcaaattcatagcttctttttacttaattattgatgtatatatattaacatttaaatattatttatatttaataatattaaacacatacacaaacacacacacacatacaaaaatcttCCGTGGGAAGACTATTTCCCGCATACTCAGTATGACGGTAGCTCCTTGTCCAGGGTTGAGGCTTTGTGGCCTCTCCCCTGCTAATCAACATGTGCATTGTTATACTCCTTGTTCAGGTGACCATTATGGCGAAACTTAATGgatgtagcttctctgacatttctaggaaatAGAATTTCACAACAAACTTTCTCTTCCTCTAGTTCTTACAAGCTTTCaacctgcctcctcttccacaacaGTCTCTGAGTTTTAGGTGTAGTTGTGTCATGGGTATATATCAGTTGGGAATGGGGCTGCACAATTCTGAATTTTGATCAATTGtgggtttctgtaatggtctctgtcttttttagacaagtttccttgatgaggagtgagaactACTGCttatctgtaggtataaggataaatatttagaatgtagtgaggaattatgctggtttagtaaagtagcaTTTGAAGGTTCTCCTCCtggatccatgacttcactagcccttgATAGTTTTCTTGGTTTTCAATACCAGGCATGTTTTTCTTCTTGCTGAGTGGGGCCCTAAGTCCAGTCAGTGAGCTATTGGTTATCACCAAGGTATGTATGCTGCTAGTtcacccttagggttattgtgccattgCTGGTTGTTGCTGTGACTCATAGGTATCACAGTTTGGTTGGACTGTTGACTACattcctcctttggaagcttgcatggtccTTGCAAGTTCCATATGAGTCCTTGGAGAGTAGGCTTTCAAACCAGTTTCAGCTCAGGGGTCTCTTGGTATTTTGTCTGAAGTgcattgtgtctttttttttttctttattaagaatttttttattcattttacgtaccaaccacagatccccttgcatccttcttcccactcccctcatccctcacccctctccccttctccaaaagggtaaagcctcccaagggactcagcaaagcctggtacattcagttcaggcaggtccaagccattccccgctgcatcaaggttgtgcaaggtcCCCCCATAAGTaaagggctccaaaaagccagttcatgcaccaggcatagatcctgatcccactgccaggggccccctaAACataccaagttacacaactgtcttgtttatgccaaggacctagtccagtcctacgtaggctccatagctgttggtctaaagttcatgagttcctactagcttggttcagttgtctgtatatttccccttcatgatcttgatgcccctagctcatagaatccctctttcctctcttcaactggactcctagagctagcctggtgcttggctgtgtctTTAGCGATAGGGACATACTTTCCACGTATGGAAAGTAAGAGCAACAGTAATATCTACTACTGTTTTGGGAGTTTCTTGGACATCTTGacaaacattttggaagagggcTTCTCAGGCATGCTGTTGAGTTTTTCTTAGATCATCTGTGGCTCTTGAGGGAGCATTGTCATCTcagatgaatatattttatttaaactgtatgtgtatatgtatggacAAATACATGTATGTTATGAATATTTTTTAGGTAGAAAGGTAATAGTATTCCCCCACAG from Peromyscus maniculatus bairdii isolate BWxNUB_F1_BW_parent chromosome 18, HU_Pman_BW_mat_3.1, whole genome shotgun sequence carries:
- the LOC102925559 gene encoding olfactory receptor 6C76-like, which codes for MRNRTSVTYFILLGLTDDPELQVVIFFFLFLTYVLSITGNLTIIILTLLDSHLKTPMYFFLRNFSFLEISFTSVCNPRFLVSILTGDKSISYNACGAQLFFLIFLGSTEFFLLASMSYDRYVAICKPLHYTTIISKKICHQLIISSWLAGFLVIFPPLAMGLELDFCDSNIIDHFTCDSAPLLQISCTDTHTLELMSFILALITLMTTLTLIIVSYIYILITILKFPSSKQRKKAFSTCSSHMIVISISYGSCIFMYVKTSAKAGAALTKGVAVLNTSVAPMLNPFIYTLRNQQVKQAFKDLVRKVFASKTLM